A single region of the Actinomycetota bacterium genome encodes:
- a CDS encoding amino acid decarboxylase, producing the protein MDQRRTPYADAIAKYASEQYVRLGVPGHQVSHCAHPKLSEYFGKHILSLDVQTLIDGIDIGAYPTPLDESLLLAAQAWGANRTWFLTNGASMGNLMACLALRALGNRIVLQRSVHSSVIDGLAFSGLAASFIIPSVDKHLGISNGITPVQLRESLSQTPDAVAAYVVTPSYFGAVADVAGLAEVAHEFGVPLVVDEAWGSHFGFHTQIPANALSQGADVVISSTHKLAGSLSQSAMLHLGDSKFAQTLEPLLDRAFKSLQTTSVSSLLIASLDIARMTMAVHGEEYIGNSLNSMEALREEIADSNRFNDIAPQLMHHDDVVALEPLRIAINTSVGGISGYSARAHLFDDFNI; encoded by the coding sequence ATGGATCAACGGCGAACTCCATACGCTGACGCGATTGCCAAATATGCCAGTGAACAGTATGTGCGACTTGGAGTCCCAGGGCATCAAGTAAGTCATTGCGCACACCCGAAGTTAAGTGAATACTTTGGCAAGCACATTCTTAGCCTTGATGTACAAACTTTGATTGATGGAATTGACATAGGGGCATACCCGACTCCGTTAGATGAGTCGCTTTTGTTGGCAGCACAGGCTTGGGGCGCTAACCGTACCTGGTTCTTAACCAACGGCGCATCAATGGGAAATCTGATGGCATGTTTAGCACTTCGCGCGCTCGGAAATCGCATCGTTTTACAACGCAGTGTGCACTCGTCGGTTATTGACGGGCTGGCATTTAGTGGCCTAGCGGCATCCTTCATAATTCCATCTGTCGATAAGCACTTAGGTATTTCTAATGGGATCACTCCGGTACAACTTCGTGAGTCCTTATCCCAAACTCCAGACGCAGTTGCTGCCTATGTGGTCACACCAAGTTATTTTGGCGCTGTTGCAGATGTGGCCGGATTAGCGGAAGTGGCACATGAATTTGGTGTTCCCCTGGTTGTTGATGAGGCATGGGGTTCACATTTTGGCTTTCATACGCAGATTCCTGCTAATGCCCTTTCGCAAGGTGCCGATGTGGTAATTAGTAGTACGCATAAATTAGCTGGCAGCCTGAGTCAATCTGCAATGCTGCACCTAGGTGATAGTAAGTTTGCCCAAACTTTAGAGCCCTTATTAGATCGTGCCTTTAAATCTTTGCAAACTACAAGTGTTAGCTCACTGCTTATTGCCTCACTTGACATTGCCCGAATGACAATGGCAGTACATGGCGAAGAATATATTGGAAACAGCCTTAACTCTATGGAGGCGTTGCGAGAAGAAATAGCAGACTCAAACCGATTCAACGATATCGCTCCCCAGCTAATGCACCATGATGACGTAGTCGCTCTCGAACCACTTCGAATTGCAATCAACACATCAGTTGGTGGGATTAGTGGCTACTCAGCCCGAGCCCACTTGTTTGATGACTTCAATATTC